Sequence from the Mesorhizobium sp. PAMC28654 genome:
GCCACCGGCAGCCAGTGCAGGCCGATGGCGAAGATCAGGAACAGGATGACCGACACCACCAGCGTTGGAGTGGTGATGAAGGAGATCGAGAGCAGCGCCAGGCCGCTGTCGAGCCATGAGCCCTGCCTCAGCGCCGCGATGACGCCGATCGGAATGCCCACCAACAGCGCCAGCGTCAGCGCGCTGAAGGCCAGTGCCAGCGTGTTGGGAATGACATCGAGCACGATGTCGAGGATCGGACGGTGCGAGACGACGTCCTCGCCGAAATTGCCGGTCACGGCGCGGCTGGCGAAAAGCCAGAGCTGCTCGAGCATGCCGCGGTCGAGGCCCATGTCATGGATGATCTGGGCGCGCAGTTCCGGCGTCGCCCTCGGCCCCAGCATCACCGAGGCGAAGTCCCCTGGCACCAGGCGCACCATCAGGAAGAGCAGCAGCGTGGCGCCGGCGATGGTCAGCACCATCGACGCCAGACGGCTCGCGATGAAAGTGGCGGTCCGTCGCGCTCTGGTCATGAACGCAGCAAGTCCGGTTCGTCGAGGTTGGTCAATGGCTTCAACCTGTGTTTGAGATCGGCCAGTAGGAGACGTTAGCGCTGCCCCTCACCTGCCTCATCCTCTCCCCGTATAGTGACGGGGAGAGGGGCGCTGTCATCGATGATTTCGCCAATCGCGCGGCGTTGCGGCCAGCTTCTCTCTCCCCGTTTACGGGAGAAATGTCCGGCAGGACAGTGAGGGGCGGCGCCGACGTTCAGCAAGAACGCACTCAAACCGGAGCGTCCGCCCCTTCCCGCTCACGCCTTGTCAAAAAACTCGAACTGCCAGTCCTTGCCATTGGGCAGGAACATCGGCTTCAGCCAGGCCGCGTCGACGAAGAAGTTGCGGCCATGCGTGATCCAGATGCAGGAGGCCGATTCATCGAGCAGCTTCTGCATCTTGACATAGATCTCCTCGCGCTTGGCCTTGTCCAGCGTCTCCAGCCCCTCCTGATGGAGCTTGTCGAATTCGGGGCTGTTCCAGCGCTGCCAGTTCCACAGGCCGATCTGGCTGGCGAGGAACCACTGCGTCTGAAAGCTTGGGTCGAACTTGGAGGTGTAGGGAATGAGCGTCAGCTCGAGATCCTTGCTGGCGTCGCCGGCGCCGAGAGCCCAGTAGGCGCCGGAATCCATGGCATTGATGGTGAGCGTGATGCCGATTTCGGCGAGGTTGGCCTGGGCGATCTGCGCCACAGCCAACGAGGTCGCGTCGTTCATGCAGGTGAAGGTGAAGGTCAGCCCGGTCTTGCCGGTCTCGGCCAGCAGCGCCTGGCCTTGGCGATATCCCTGGTGTAGAGCGGCGCATCGGCCCAGTTGCCGAGCAGGCCGGGCGCCAGCAGCGTCTTGGCGCGCGAGGTGGCGCCGGAATAGGCGCCCTGGATGATCGCGTCGACATCGATCGCCCAGCGGATGGCCTGGCGCACCTTGATATCAGCGAGATCGCCCTTCACCACATTGATGCCGATCCAGGTGTAGTCGATGCCGGGAATATCGATCACCTTAGTGTCCGGCAGGCCCTTGGCCGTGGCGAGCTGGTCGGCGTCGAAAGCGGTGAAGTCGAGCTCTTTCGCCTGATAGGACAGGAAGGCGGTCTTGTGCTCGGGAATGATCTTGCCGGTGATCTCTTCGAAATGCGCCTTGTACGGACCCTTGTAGTCGGGGTTGGCCGCAAGCACGAACTGCTCCTTCGGCCGCCATTCCTTGAGCACCATCGGGCCGGAGCCGACCAGCGTCGTGGCGATCTTGTCGCCCAGCTGCTCGGCGGCTTTCTTTGAAAGGATCGCACCCGACGCATCGCAGATGCCGATCAGCCACAGTGCGGCCGAGGGATGCTTGAGGACCAGCTTGCCGGTGTATTTGCCGGTGACCTCGACCGATTTCAGCGCTTCCAGATCGTCGGCATAGGCAAGCTTCTTGCCGTTCTTGTCACCGTTGATGTAGCGGTCATAAGTGAACTTGACGTCGTCGGCGGTCATCTCGCCAAAGCCGCCGGTGAACATCTGGCCGGGGTTGAGCTCGAAATCGAACTCGGTGTCGGAAATCTGCTTGATCTCCTTGGCCGCGTCGTTGGTCCAACTGGTCTTGCCCGGCTCGAAGCGCACCAGGGTCTGGCAGACCGCACGGATGATGTTGCCTTCTGTGGTGCCGACGCGATTGCCCGGATCAAGATTGCCGATGTCGGCGTCGAGGGCGATGATCGGGTTGGTTCTGGCTCCCGCCGCCATCGCGAAGCGGGTGTAGGGCAGGATCGCCAGGGCCGACGAGCCGGCCAGGAAAGTTCTACGGTCGAGTTTCATGCGCATTTTCTTGTTCCCCTTTTTTGTTGGTTACATGCAATCGCGTGGAATGACCTCGTCATAATTTCGCTCGGCGAAGATCGCTCCCCGCTCGTAAGCCTTGACCCAGCCGCGAGCATAGAAATTGTCGCGGTCGCAGCTGAAGGTGATTTCGCAGTCGACCCGCGCGTTCCAGTCGGGACGCGTCAGTTCCTCATGGCAGGTCACTGTCGTGGCGCAACTCGCCGGATCGTTGTCTGATATCCCGTAGATCTTGCGGCGCCAGGAAGTGATTTCGGTGCCGGTTTCCTCGAAGACGAAACGGCCATCATCGGACAGTGCCGTCAGTTCGGTGCGTTCGGTCGGCAGGTCGGTCGTCAGCGAGCGCAGCTGGCGCGCCGGCTCCTTGACCGTCACCGGGCGGGGCTCGGCCCACAGCGCTTCCTCGAACGCGACGGACGCAAGGCCCTCCTCGCTGGCCAGGACGGACAGGTCGAGCCGGCAACCCCTGGGGTCGAAGGTCAGCATGGTCCGCTCCGGCGACGGCCAGGCCATCGGCCAGTAGGATGAGGAGATTGCCACCCGCAGCCTGTGTCCCCTGGGAATGATCTGCGCCACCGGCTTGAAGTCCAGCTCGACATCCTCGAACTGGCCCGGCGTCAACGGTGTCGGGAATTCGTGGCTCTGGCGATGCGTCAGATTGAGCAGGGCGAAGGTGATAAAGGCGGAAGTGCCGTCTGGCGCCACATCGGTCAGCCTGACGCAGAGCTGCGCTTGCGGCTTGTCGGCGGCGACGCGCAACCTGATTTTCGAGATGCCGGCAAGCGGCAGGTCGGCATCCATCACCGCGCTGTCGAAACACAGCGAGCCGCCATCATCGGCGCGCTGGTCACGCGCGCCTTCAGCCGAGATGCGGCCTTGACCATAGGGGCACCATTCCTGTCCCTGCACGCCGGTGGTAAGTGGGGAAGAAATGGTCAGTTGCCCCGTCCGACTGGCTTCCTGCGTTTCGCTCAGTTTACCGTCGCCGTTCAACCAGTAGGCCTTGCCGCCGATCTGCTCTGCCGGCCATTGCGGAAAGCCCAGCCAGCGGCCCGGCCGGACATCGATATGCGAATGCGGCCTGGCGTAGTCCATTAGATAGAGGCGCATGTCCGGCTCGCTGTCGGCGCCGTTATCGATGCCCTTCAGCCAGCGATCGTACCAGCGGATGCATTCCTGCAGGTAGCCCATTGCAGGGCCGGGAACGCCATAGTTTGGTTCCTTGTGACCCCATGGACCGCAAATGCCCTTGGCTGGCCCCTTGAGATTCTTGACCAGGCTGAAGATCGTCTGCGTATAGCCGTCGAGATAGCCGCCGACCGCCAGCACCGCGCACTCGATGGCGGAAAAATCCTCGCACACCGAACCCTGCTTCCAGAACGCGTCGCGGCGCTGGTGCTTCAGCCATTCGGCGGCATGGTTCTTGTGGTCGTCGAGCCGGCCTTTCCACATTTGCCGCCAGCGATCCTCGCCGACGACGGCCGGGTCCGGCGGCAGCGCCGAATAGCCGAACAACGCCCCGCCCCAGCCGAAATTGTCGTTGATCACGAGGCCGCCATTGTAGTGCGCGTCGCAAGCATAGCGGTCGTCGGTCGAGCAGGACGTGACGATCGCCTTCAGTTGCGGCGGGCGACGGGCCGCGACCTGCAAGCCGGAAAAACCGCCCCAGCTGTTGCCGATCATGCCGGCCACGCCGGTGCACCACGGTTGCGAACACAGATGGTCGAGAATCTCCAGCGCATCGTCCTGCTCGCGCTTGACATATTCGTCATCGAGCAGGCCTTCGGAATCGCCGGTGCCTGCAATGTCGACGCGGGCTGAGGCATAGCCATGGCCGGCAAAGAAGAGATGCATCTCCTCGTCGCCCGTGCGCGTGCCGTCGCGGCGGCGATACGGTATGTATTCGAGGATCACCGGAACGGGATTTTTCTCGGCGTCATCGGGCAAGAACAGGCGAGCGGCCAGCTTGCGGCCATCGGCAAGCGGAATCCAGTGGGTTTCGACTGTTCTGACCCCGGAAATGACGACGCTGGGCATGTGAACTCCGGCTTGGATTGAATGACGATATGATATATTGAATGGCCAATCAATATACAAACGAGAAGGCATTGCAATGGCGAAACGATCAATCAAGGCGATGCGCCGTGACGAGCTGGTCGACGCCGCGATTGCCGTCGTCGGCGAGGAAGGCATGTCCGGCGCCACCATGGCTGTCATCGCGCGCCGCGCCGGCATGTCGGCCGGACTGGTCAACCATTATTTCGACAGCAAGGAAGAGCTGCTGGCGCTGGCCATGCGCAATCTGTCGAACCTGTTTCGCCAGGATATTCTCAAGCTGGCGCCCGCTAACCCAACGCCGGCGCAGCGGCTGAAGGCGATCGTCGACGGCTCCTTCGCGCCTCAGCATCTGGGATCGCCCAAGCGCGCCGTGACCTGGATGCAGTTCATGATCGCGGCGCAGACCGAGCCACGCATCAAGCATCTCTACCACCTGACCGGTGCGCGCTTCGTCTCCAACATCCGCTACGCCGTCAAGCAACTGGTTCCGGCCAATGAGGTCGACGATGTCGTCGACGGCATCGCCGCGCTGATAGACGGCTTCTTCTGGCAGAACGCAGGGGAATATGTTGAGGAAGACCTGGAACGGGCGCGGCGAATCTGCTGGCGCTACATCTGCCTGCTGATCCCCGGCATTGAGGCGTAGGGATCGACGCCGTCAGACCAGCCCAGCGGGCTTCTTCATCCCCACCTCGCGCTCCAGATGCACCCAGGTGGCATCCTCGAAGGCTTGCGGCCATTCAATATTCCATCGGGCGGCCATTCCGCGGGCTCGCGGCAGGAAGGCGCTAGCGCAGGCGAGATGCGCCTCGATGATCGACCGCCGTGTCGGCGCCACCGGAGGAATGGTCGCCAGCAGGCCAAGCTGCTCCTGCGATAGCCGGCGGCTCCAGGCCAGCATGCCACCTTTGTCGACCCGTTCGACCTCTTCGCTCAACAGGTTGAACAGCATCATGCGCAGCAGTTCCACGCCTGCCACGCTCAGAAGATACTCCTTGCGGCCCGCCGCCACCGCAAGCAGGCCGAACACGCGGAAGAACTCGTTGATGAGATAGGCGACGTACCCCTTGTTGGGGCCGGGCCACGCAAGGCTGGCCGGCAAGGTGTCGTACAGGCCCCGCCTGTCGATCAGCGGCTTCAGCGAATCCCGGCTCCGTTTCTTCAGGGCGTCCACGTCGGCGCAGATGAGGTCGATACGCTGCCATTGGTCGGTTATGGCGTTGAACAGACGCTCGTCCTTGCCGGTCTCGTTCCAGAACACGATCGGGGCGATGGCTTCAAGACGCTGACGCCATGCCGCGTTGAACGCGGCCTGATCGTCAGGCGCGAGGATGGCGATCAGGTCTATGTCGCTGAAGCGATCGGCCTGCCCTTTTCCGAAGCTGCCGCCGAGAAACAGCGCCACGATGGTCGTGTCGCTCTCAAGGGACTGGCGGATGGTTTCGATAAATTGCTCTTGCCACACGATGCGGTCTCCAGCCTTGATGGCCCAGCCTATTTCGCAACGGCGGGACTTGGAAGCGTTTGAGAGTCATCAATTAATCGTCAAAACAGATCATTTCGACCATAACAATTCGTTGGAAGGATTGGTTTCGGAATGGTATTCTCCCTGTGTACTCGCCTGGAGAATTGCATTGTCTTCCGTATCCCACTTCGCGAACGATATTCCCAAAAGCCCGATTGCGGCCGAATTCGCCCAAGGTCGAAAGCGCCTCGATTCGATGTGGAACGGCATCATCCCCGGCATCGTGCTGGTGGCGATGATCACGGCCGTCGCCTTTTCGGCCCACAATGTCTCCGGCTTCGCCTTGTTCAGCCCGATGATCCTCGCCGTCGTTGCCGGCATGGTCTATTCAAACGTGCTCGGCATGCCCACTCACGCCAAGGCGGGAATCGCGTTTTCACAGCGCCGGCTGTTGCGCTTCGCCATCGTGCTGCTCGGCTTCCAGCTGACGCTCGGCCAAGTGGTGTCGATCGGCGCCAGCGGCGTCGGCATTGTGGCGCTGACCCTTGGCGCGACCTTCGTTTTCACCATCACGCTCGGCCGGCTGATCGGCGTCGACGCCAAGCTGGCGCAGCTGATTGCCGCCGGCACCTCGATCTGCGGCGCCTCGGCGATCGTCGCCACCAACATCGTCACCGATGCGCGCGATGAGGACGTCACCTACGCCGTCGCCTCGATCACCCTATTCGGCACCATTGCCATGCTCGGCTTCCCGCTGCTGGCGCCAGTACTCGGCCTCGACCAGCACGCTTTCGGCCTGTGGGCGGGCGCTTCGATCCATGAAGTGGCGCAGGTCGTCGGCGCCGGTTTCCAGAACGGCACCCAGTCTGGCGAGATCGCCACCATCGCCAAGCTCACCCGCGTCGCAATGCTGGCGCCGATGGTCGTCGCGCTCGGCCTGATAGCCCGCCGCAAGAGCAGCAGTGATCAGTCAGCGGCGCGACCGCCCATGCCGTGGTTCGTAGCCGCCTTCGTGGCCGTCGTGGCGCTGAACAGCCTCGTTGCCGTGCCTGCCGAGGTGAAGTCTGTAATGGCGCTTGCAACCACCATCATGCTGACCATGGGGCTGGCCGCCATGGGCCTGCAGGCCGACATTTCGCAACTGCGCTCGCGCGGCCTGCGCCCGCTGGCGCTCGCCTTCTCGGCCTTCCTGTTCATCGGCTGCTTCAGCCTGATGCTGGTGAAGTTCGCCTAGAACATATTGACATTCAGTCAGACCGGTATTGGCTGCCGCGGCAGGTTTCCCCGTTAAGAGACCGCCTATCGGACGGTTGCGATGCCGGCCAGAATGAGGTCGATGCCGGCAAGGAATTGCTCGCGGTCGTCGTGTTCGCGCAGCTTGGCCGCCACCTGATGCACGAAGGCGTGCTCCGCCGGCTGGAGCTCTGCCCACCGTGCGGCGACGCTGGCGAGGAACGCCGTACGATCCGTCCCGCCTGGGAGGACGCGGCGGGCGTTCGCCGCATTCTGCCCGGCGGCGCCAAGAATGTAGGTCACCAGCACGGACCAGGCGTCGAACCACGCGCGTTCGGGAACGCCGAGCGCCTGGATCCGAGCGCCAATGCCTTCGGAGATCCGCACCATCGCGGACTGCCACGGCTCTCGTGAAAGCTGGGCACCCACCCAGGGATGTGCGTCGATCGCGTCGAATACGCCCAGCGCAATGGAGCGGATCTCCTCGCGCGGCTCCGCGCCGCTGGCCACACCGGCCATGGCTCGGGTGATGACGTCGTCAGCCGCCGCCGCGAGCAGTTCGTTCTTGTCGGTGATATGCCAGTAGATCGCACCGGCCCCGGTTGCCAGGCGCGCCGCGAGCGCACGGAAGGTCAGGGCGCTCTCGCCATCGGTGTCAAGGATTTCGATCGCGGCTTCGACGATCCGCTCCTTTGAGAGCGCGTCCGTGCGCCGTTCAGTCCGCTGATTCTTCGTAGCCATGAGCACTATCTTGACATCTATGGAACATTGTTCCAATGCCTATTTATGGAACAACGTTCCAGGAGATTTTCAAGGAACACGGCAATGACACCAGTCACGATCATCGGCGCGGGTCTCGGCGGCCTCACCCTCGCACGTGTCCTCCACGTCCATGGCATTCCCACGACGATCTACGAAGCGGAACCTTCGGCCGAGGCCCGCACGCAGGGCGGGCAACTCGATATCCACGAGCATAACGGGCAGGTCGCGCTCGAAGCGGCCGGCCTCACCGACGCGTTCCGCGCGATCATCCACGAAGGCGGCGCGGCGTCACGCGTGCTCGACCGGCACGGCACGGTGCTGCTCGAGGAACCCGATGATGGCAACGGCGGACGCCCCGAAGTGCTTCGCGGCGACCTGCGGCGGGTTCTCATCGAATCCCTGCCCGCGCGGACGATCCGGTGGGGAAAGAAGTTGACCGACGTCGCGGCGCTTGGTGATGGCCGCCAAGAGCTGACATTCGCGGATGGGTCGAGCGTGCGCACCGAACTCCTCGTCGGCGCCGATGGCGCCTGGTCGAAGGTCCGGCCCTTGCTGTCGGATGCGAAGCCCGAATATGTCGGCGTGTCGTTCATCGAGACCTATCTGTACCATGCCGACGTGCGGCACGCCGCTGCGGCCAAAGCGGTCGGCGGCGGCGCGCTGTTCGCGCCCGCCCCAGGAAAAGGGATCTTCGCGCATCGCGAGGCGGGAGGCGTTCTTCACACCTACGCCCAACTGAAGCGGCCCGCCGAGTGGTTCGCCGGCATCGACTTCTCCGACGCCGCCGCGGCGAAGGCTCGGGTGGCGGCCGAGTTCGACGGCTGGGCGACGGCGCTCACCGCGCTGATCACCGACGGCGAAACCCCGCCCGTCCTGCGCACGATCAACGCACTGCCGGACAGCCACAGATGGGATCGCGTGCCGGCGTGACGCTGCTGGGTGATGCCGCGCATCTGGCGCGGCCGGCCGGCGAAGGCGCGAACCTGGCGATGTTTGATGGCGCCGAACTCGCAAAGGCGATCGCCGCGCATCCCCATGACATCGAAGCCGCACTCACCGTCTACGAGGCGGCGATGTTCCCGCGCAGCGAAGCGGAAGCCGCCGATGCGCACCAGATTCTGGATCTCTGCATCGGCGAGCGCGCACCGTTCGGTCTCATCGATTTCTTCACCAGCGCGTCCAAGGGAGAGAAAAAAGGAGCCGCGCGGCACTGATCCATCTTGCCCACCGCCAAGCGCTGCAAGCCGAGCGGCGGGCAGGAACGTCTCGCAATATGTCAACGAACGCCGCATCGCCGAGACCTGCCGCTTCCGACATCATCGCAGCCGAGATCGGCGACCCGGTATGCGACGATGGCGGGGCACGATCACGCGGCGAGATTCACACGCAATTGATCGATATGGCGACCGCAGCCTTCACCCGCGCGCTGAGGACCAATCAGTAGGCCGCCTGGCCCGCCGTCAAGACCCGGTTCAGTCCTCGAACGAACTGGCCGCGACATAGATCGCGGCGAGCTTCTCGATGCCGGCCTGGTCGACGCTGTCGAAACGGCCGGGCAGCGGGCTGTCGAGATCGAGCACGCCGAATGCGCCATCATTGTCCTGCAGGAGCACGACCAGTTCCGAGCGCGAAGCGGCATCGCAGGCGATGTGGCCGGGGAAATCATGCACATCCTTGATCAGCATCGACATGCCAAGTTCGACCGCCGTTCCGCACACGCCCTGGCCGACCGCGATGCGCACGCAGGCAGGCTTGCCCTGGAAGGGGCCGAGCACCATTTCCTCGTCGGATTGCAGGAAGTAGAAGCCGGCCCAGTTGAGGTCGGGCACCATCTGGAAGATCAGCGCGGCGGTGTTGGCGGCGTTGGCGATCGAGTCGCGCTCGCCGTCGAGCAGCGCCTTCAACTGGGTGGCGAGGTCGCGGTAGAACGCGGCCTTGTCTGACGTATCGATGGCCTTGGCCGCAA
This genomic interval carries:
- a CDS encoding ABC transporter permease, giving the protein MTRARRTATFIASRLASMVLTIAGATLLLFLMVRLVPGDFASVMLGPRATPELRAQIIHDMGLDRGMLEQLWLFASRAVTGNFGEDVVSHRPILDIVLDVIPNTLALAFSALTLALLVGIPIGVIAALRQGSWLDSGLALLSISFITTPTLVVSVILFLIFAIGLHWLPVAGAGDPGDVMDRLQHLILPSVALALGWVGYISRLVRAALLDTLAELHVRTLRAYGVSEYRIVGLYALKLALVPVVSILGIGLGDLIGSSVVVEIIFARSGIGSLIFNSIAQRNYPVVQACVVFIVAFYIVANLVVDMINALLDPRIAAGRG
- a CDS encoding ABC transporter substrate-binding protein, whose amino-acid sequence is MKLDRRTFLAGSSALAILPYTRFAMAAGARTNPIIALDADIGNLDPGNRVGTTEGNIIRAVCQTLVRFEPGKTSWTNDAAKEIKQISDTEFDFELNPGQMFTGGFGEMTADDVKFTYDRYINGDKNGKKLAYADDLEALKSVEVTGKYTGKLVLKHPSAALWLIGICDASGAILSKKAAEQLGDKIATTLVGSGPMVLKEWRPKEQFVLAANPDYKGPYKAHFEEITGKIIPEHKTAFLSYQAKELDFTAFDADQLATAKGLPDTKVIDIPGIDYTWIGINVVKGDLADIKVRQAIRWAIDVDAIIQGAYSGATSRAKTLLAPGLLGNWADAPLYTRDIAKARRCWPRPARPG
- a CDS encoding CocE/NonD family hydrolase, whose protein sequence is MPSVVISGVRTVETHWIPLADGRKLAARLFLPDDAEKNPVPVILEYIPYRRRDGTRTGDEEMHLFFAGHGYASARVDIAGTGDSEGLLDDEYVKREQDDALEILDHLCSQPWCTGVAGMIGNSWGGFSGLQVAARRPPQLKAIVTSCSTDDRYACDAHYNGGLVINDNFGWGGALFGYSALPPDPAVVGEDRWRQMWKGRLDDHKNHAAEWLKHQRRDAFWKQGSVCEDFSAIECAVLAVGGYLDGYTQTIFSLVKNLKGPAKGICGPWGHKEPNYGVPGPAMGYLQECIRWYDRWLKGIDNGADSEPDMRLYLMDYARPHSHIDVRPGRWLGFPQWPAEQIGGKAYWLNGDGKLSETQEASRTGQLTISSPLTTGVQGQEWCPYGQGRISAEGARDQRADDGGSLCFDSAVMDADLPLAGISKIRLRVAADKPQAQLCVRLTDVAPDGTSAFITFALLNLTHRQSHEFPTPLTPGQFEDVELDFKPVAQIIPRGHRLRVAISSSYWPMAWPSPERTMLTFDPRGCRLDLSVLASEEGLASVAFEEALWAEPRPVTVKEPARQLRSLTTDLPTERTELTALSDDGRFVFEETGTEITSWRRKIYGISDNDPASCATTVTCHEELTRPDWNARVDCEITFSCDRDNFYARGWVKAYERGAIFAERNYDEVIPRDCM
- the betI gene encoding transcriptional regulator BetI; this translates as MAKRSIKAMRRDELVDAAIAVVGEEGMSGATMAVIARRAGMSAGLVNHYFDSKEELLALAMRNLSNLFRQDILKLAPANPTPAQRLKAIVDGSFAPQHLGSPKRAVTWMQFMIAAQTEPRIKHLYHLTGARFVSNIRYAVKQLVPANEVDDVVDGIAALIDGFFWQNAGEYVEEDLERARRICWRYICLLIPGIEA
- a CDS encoding aminoglycoside 6-adenylyltransferase; its protein translation is MWQEQFIETIRQSLESDTTIVALFLGGSFGKGQADRFSDIDLIAILAPDDQAAFNAAWRQRLEAIAPIVFWNETGKDERLFNAITDQWQRIDLICADVDALKKRSRDSLKPLIDRRGLYDTLPASLAWPGPNKGYVAYLINEFFRVFGLLAVAAGRKEYLLSVAGVELLRMMLFNLLSEEVERVDKGGMLAWSRRLSQEQLGLLATIPPVAPTRRSIIEAHLACASAFLPRARGMAARWNIEWPQAFEDATWVHLEREVGMKKPAGLV
- a CDS encoding YeiH family protein, whose product is MSSVSHFANDIPKSPIAAEFAQGRKRLDSMWNGIIPGIVLVAMITAVAFSAHNVSGFALFSPMILAVVAGMVYSNVLGMPTHAKAGIAFSQRRLLRFAIVLLGFQLTLGQVVSIGASGVGIVALTLGATFVFTITLGRLIGVDAKLAQLIAAGTSICGASAIVATNIVTDARDEDVTYAVASITLFGTIAMLGFPLLAPVLGLDQHAFGLWAGASIHEVAQVVGAGFQNGTQSGEIATIAKLTRVAMLAPMVVALGLIARRKSSSDQSAARPPMPWFVAAFVAVVALNSLVAVPAEVKSVMALATTIMLTMGLAAMGLQADISQLRSRGLRPLALAFSAFLFIGCFSLMLVKFA
- a CDS encoding TetR/AcrR family transcriptional regulator; the protein is MATKNQRTERRTDALSKERIVEAAIEILDTDGESALTFRALAARLATGAGAIYWHITDKNELLAAAADDVITRAMAGVASGAEPREEIRSIALGVFDAIDAHPWVGAQLSREPWQSAMVRISEGIGARIQALGVPERAWFDAWSVLVTYILGAAGQNAANARRVLPGGTDRTAFLASVAARWAELQPAEHAFVHQVAAKLREHDDREQFLAGIDLILAGIATVR
- a CDS encoding GAF domain-containing protein, with amino-acid sequence MFAAKAIDTSDKAAFYRDLATQLKALLDGERDSIANAANTAALIFQMVPDLNWAGFYFLQSDEEMVLGPFQGKPACVRIAVGQGVCGTAVELGMSMLIKDVHDFPGHIACDAASRSELVVLLQDNDGAFGVLDLDSPLPGRFDSVDQAGIEKLAAIYVAASSFED